From Schizosaccharomyces pombe strain 972h- genome assembly, chromosome: II, the proteins below share one genomic window:
- the ncb2 gene encoding transcription corepressor translates to MNDGFADDELSLPKATVQKMVSDILPVDLTFTKEARDLLIECCVEFIHLVSSEANEICEKEAKKTIAAEHIIKALENLEFKEYIAEALEVAAEHKEQQKNREKKSSKFEQSGVSRDELLRQQEELLSRARERFKNQNIAHDNHTTTAIPVPTASETETKEN, encoded by the exons ATGAATGATGGTTTCGCGGACGATGAATTGTCCCTTCCCAAAG CCACCGTTCAGAAAATGGTTTCCGACATACTTCCAGTGGACTTGACTTTTACGAAGGAAGCTAGAGATTTACTGATAGAGTGCTGTGTGGAGTTCATACATCTTGTTTCTAGTGAAGCTAATGAAATATGCGAAAAGGAggcaaaaaaaactataGCCGCTGAACACATTATTAAAGCTTTAGAGAATTTGGAATTCAAGGAATATATTGCTGAAGCTTTGGAAGTGGCGGCAGAGCATAAAGAACAACAAAAGAATCGTGAGAAGAAAAGTAGCAAATTTGAACAATCCGGTGTATCAAGAGATGAGTTATTGAGACAACAAGAAGAGCTATTAAGCCGAGCCCGTGAgcgttttaaaaatcaaaatattgCTCACGATAATCATACGACAACCGCCATTCCTGTTCCTACCGCATCAGAGACcgaaacaaaagaaaattga
- the swi3 gene encoding replication fork protection complex subunit Swi3 produces MSTAASDSGVEKLVEENKREEVKKNEEEKEFDLGLEENPDSVKKPRKRLAKFDEERLISENGIPKLRKMMRKVKLKGKGHEAKDLKQLLGMYHIWTHELYPRATFDDSISYLKTLGKHRSVKVRRRGWINEIAVENGSDSNASLFTGPSSNSLVNLTSGDPYVQDTADDAFVAQDNDTQLE; encoded by the exons ATGTCTACAGCTGCTTCTGATTCAGGTGTTGAAAAACTCGTCGAGGAAAACAAAAGGGAAGAGgtgaaaaagaatgaagaagaaaaagaatttgattTAGGGTTAGAAGAAAATCCAGATTCTGTAAAAAAACCTCGCAAACGGTTGGcaaaatttgatgaagaaag ATTGATTTCTGAAAATGGAATTCCAAAATTAAGGAAAATGATGCGCAAAGTTAAGTTAAAAGGAAAGGGTCATGAGGCAAAAGACTTAAAACAACTATTGGGAATGTATCATATATGGACTCATGAGTTATATCCAAGAGCCACGTTTGATGACTCAATATCGTATCTTAAAACTCTAGGAAAACACAGATCCGTCAAGGTTCGACGTCGTGGTTggattaatgaaattgctGTTGAAAATGGTTCGGACTCTAATGCTTCATTATTTACTGGTCCATCTTCCAATTCATTAGTGAATTTGACGAGCGGAGATCCATATGTTCAAGATACAGCTGATGATGCTTTTGTCGCCCAAGACAACGATACCCAATTAGAATAG
- a CDS encoding sepiapterin reductase: protein MAETAEKVILLTGSSKGIGLATAEALQKKAKVIAVSRSLTPELETLLIQNPDSFVHVKGDVTEVGKASIETAIKKFGKLDSVILNAGVLEPIAKIADADINEWRKLFDINFFSVVETVKYAIPHLRKTKGTIVIVSSGAAVRVFPAWAAYCCSKAAINMLVMNLGSEEPDIMSVAVRPGVVDTPMQVSIRNDSNKEAMGGDTHNFFKELKTSGQLVAPQDIAKALSFLALNNNPKLTGQFVEWKSFV from the coding sequence ATGGCCGAAACCGctgaaaaagttattttgtTGACTGGATCCTCTAAGGGTATTGGATTGGCTACTGCAGAAGCTCTACAGAAGAAGGCCAAGGTTATTGCTGTTAGTAGGTCCTTGACCCCAGAACTAGAAACTTTGCTTATTCAAAATCCTGACTCATTTGTTCACGTGAAGGGTGACGTTACGGAGGTTGGAAAAGCTAGTATCGAAACTgctattaaaaagtttggaaaattGGACTCGGTTATTCTAAATGCAGGTGTCCTTGAACCTATAGCCAAAATCGCTGATGCAGATATCAATGAATGGCGTAAGTTGTTTGATATCAACTTTTTCAGTGTGGTTGAAACAGTGAAGTATGCAATCCCGCATTTGCGTAAAACCAAGGGTACTATTGTGATTGTATCCTCTGGCGCTGCTGTTCGTGTTTTTCCCGCGTGGGCTGCATATTGTTGCTCAAAGGCCGCCATCAACATGCTAGTCATGAACCTTGGCAGCGAGGAGCCTGATATAATGAGTGTGGCAGTACGTCCGGGAGTTGTTGATACCCCTATGCAAGTTAGTATCCGTAATGATTCCAATAAAGAAGCCATGGGTGGAGATActcataattttttcaaagaactTAAAACATCCGGTCAACTTGTGGCTCCTCAGGACATCGCCAAagctctttcttttctagcCTTGAATAACAATCCAAAGCTTACTGGTCAATTCGTAGAATGGAAATCATTTGTCTAG
- the isn1 gene encoding IMP 5'-nucleotidase — translation MASRYRVEYALKQHRKDDFIEWIKGLLSVPFVLQAGTPSQKLVTREKEQETLERYAVILRDVEKLIEAHIQIVSEGGSYSQLKMLVPSITIFWTPLPLVKAMYALEPKLCLAKRSFVAPSFNDVRAILGGAQLNYLADNGLDMVSFDGDVTLYEDGQPLLPDNPVISRLIQLLSRGIYVIILTAAGYPSRTGQEYTDRFSGLLQAIEDSDLKDGQKRKLHVLGGESNYLFAYDPLHGLQWVDADSWMLPVMKTWPHDEILEILDTAEETLRSCIQGLNIDAKIVRKERSVGFVPSLGQKLRREQLEEAVLETQATLQIRNFSVPFTAFNGGNDIWCDIGDKKLGVLCLQHFFNISHPSRCLHVGDQFLSAGNNDYKARAAATTVWVSSPHETIEFLDYYFSFLKK, via the exons ATGGCTTCTAGATATCGTGTTGAGTATGCGTTAAAGCAACATCGGAAGGACGATTTTATTGAATGGATTAAAGGTTTGTTGTCAgttccttttgttttacaGGCAGGAACCCCTTCACAGAAACTAGTAACGCGCGAAAAAGAGCAGGAAACGCTTGAGCGTTACGCTGTAATTTTAAGAGATGTGGAAAAACTTATTGAGGCTCATA TTCAAATAGTTTCAGAAGGTGGATCCTATAGCCAGTTAAAGATGCTTGTTCCATCGATCACCATATTTTGGACACCTTTGCCATTAGTGAAAGCTATGTACGCGTTGGAACCAAAGCTTTGTCTAGCTAAACGAAGCTTTGTGGCACCGAGTTTTAACGATGTCAGGGCAATATTAGGAGGTGCTCAATTGAATTACCTTGCGGATAATGGCTTGGATATGGTCAGTTTTGATGGAGATGTAACTCTGTACGAAGATGGGCAGCCTTTGCTTCCTGACAATCCTGTTATATCCCGTTTGATTCAGTTACTTTCGAGGGGGATCTATGTCATCATTCTTACTGCTGCTGGCTATCCCAGTCGTACTGGCCAGGAGTATACTGATAGATTTTCAGGATTATTGCAGGCAATCGAAGACAGCGACTTGAAGGATGGGCAGAAACGGAAACTTCATGTATTAGGAGGCGAGAGCAATTACTTATTTGCTTATGACCCACTGCATGGTTTACAATGGGTGGATGCTGACTCATGGATGCTTCCCGTGATGAAAACATGGCCTCATGATGAGATTCTCGAAATTTTGGATACTGCTGAAGAAACTCTTCGTTCTTGCATTCAAGGACTTAACATTGATGCAAAAATAGTTCGTAAAGAAAGATCAGTTGGATTTGTACCTTCCCTTGGTCAAAAACTGAGAAGGGAGCAACTGGAGGAAGCTGTTTTGGAGACACAAGCAACGTTGCAGATACGAAATTTCTCAGTTCCTTTTACTGCTTTCAATGGTGGAAATGATATTTGGTGTGATATTGGTGACAAGAAATTGGGTGTTTTATGCCTTcagcatttttttaatatttccCATCCTTCTCGCTGTCTGCATGTTGGTGATCAATTCTTGTCAGCTGGTAACAATGATTATAAAGCG AGAGCTGCTGCTACCACTGTTTGGGTATCCAGCCCCCACGAGACGATTGAGTTTTTAGATTattatttctcttttttaaaaaagtaa